Genomic DNA from Theobroma cacao cultivar B97-61/B2 chromosome 3, Criollo_cocoa_genome_V2, whole genome shotgun sequence:
ttatataattaaatggTAACATATATAAAAGGTGTAAATTACTTCTACCTTTCTAAGTTTTATCTATAATTTTACATCGGTCAACATAGATCCATTAATATTAGAAATAGATAGtcgatttaaaaaatttactatTAGTGCACAGTtactatttttgtttatttaatagCGTGGTATTAAAATTATCCCCATTTTACCTTTCTTGTTATgtatttttaaatcttttttttttcttctttctctccatCTCACTGGTCagatattctttttctctttctttcttgtatGTTTTGAGTGGCCTTCATCATGGATGGGTGGCCGCAAGTAGGTTTGTGCAAAGACTAACAGCACGTTTGGTTCGCGGAATAGGCATGAATAGAATAGAATTGTTATTCTGtgagaatagaataaagtgagaatagaatagaatagttattacttTGTTTGGTATTGTGAATGGAATAGAGCAGTAATTGCTATTATAACTTATTATAGTGTTTGGTTggtgaaaataaaattggaataagaaagaaataggtgataaaaagacaaaaatacctTTGACCATattaacaattattttcataaaaaaataaaattatctttattatcatttaaatacacatttatctcaaaagataattatctatcataattatattttttcccaattactaaaaataattataatttaatcacatatttttataaatagataattatttaaaaatataatataattatattatattttatctatcataatcaattaaatttgtgtatagattttttttaagccAATTCTTCATATATTATGaatcattttcatatattatgaatcatttttttctaaaaaaaatgtaaattatgtCTTTTGATAGATTAAATGCAAATTCATAAacccttttaaaaaaagaagaaatcatttttttgaaCCTAACATTTGGTGCTGAGGAAACATAAATGGCAAATAGAGAAATACCGTGtctttcaatttattatttgcaTTTCATATCTGGcaagaaaatgacaatttaccattttaacTAAAACATATTGGCATGAAGATgctataaatattaaaagagCCTTGTAATACTAAATGCCTTTTAGATGAAAATATTAGTACATATAATCTACAAATCATGTCTAGTTCAGAAAAATACACTGACCTTGAAATTAATGGATGAATATTCATCCTATTACACTAACTTACAACAtgcataaaacaaataaagtcGTTACAATAATTCACCTTTATACAACTACTAACATAACTGTCAATTCAAAAGGGTTTTGACTTGTTAATAAACCTCATAATTAATATCAACATCAAGCACAAATGCCCAAAAGTTACAATCTCTGGAACTTACCTTTACAAAAAGTTTTAGATTCATCCAAGCTCAACGGTCAACAAGAAATGTCCTCAGCCATTCAAGTCTTCGATCAAGATCAATActaaaaaacacaaacataagAGTTGGAGATTCTGAAAGTTTAATTGAAGCTAAAACCCTTTCCATCGCTGTCAATCCCTCTACTTGACTTAAAATCCGATCCAACTCTTGAGCTTTTTGTTGGATGTTCACCTCTGCTCCAACATTTCTGCTAAACTCAATTCCAGcctattttatgttttcaccCAATATCGTTGCAGTAGTAATAATTGAATGTGTAAAGGTGTAATTATAAGTTTCTTAAATGTGTAAAGGTCTATTCAACATTCAAATACAGAAGAACTGCTTCAAAGATTTTAACAACTCAAGACTGAACCCaactaatcaaaattttataaaggtGCAATGCAGAcgaaatttgttaaaaatttccaATACCAATCTCAAATTTGACTGTCACAGCTTCCCAATTGAACCCCAAAAATAATGACAAAACAACAAACATGAAGCTGCCATTGTCCAAGTCAGGGAGAAACAGGTATTGTTCACAACCAACACAAGAGGAAATACCAAACAAACTTAAGgcaaagagaaagaatttcacaaaccaaaataaaaaatactcaTACGATCAGCATGCAGATACAGAAAACTTTtaacacaaaagaaaaaaaaaatgaaaaacaccCAGATGATCAACAAGTAGAAGCATTTTTACTAAACTATTACAGGTCATTAacagataaaaataataactattacaggtcatttaaaaaaaatgtatacaATTTGTCttatattcttattattattgttcaAGTTGTTATTTGCTGCTTTCAAGTGATTTAAAGTNNNNNNNNNNNNNNNNNNNNNNNNNNNNNNNNNNNNNNNNNNNNNNNNNNNNNNNNNNNNNNNNNNNNNNNNNNNNNNNNNNNNNNNNNNNNNNNNNNNNNNNNNNNNNNNNNNNNNNNNNNNNNNNNNNNNNNNNNNNNNNNNNNNNNNNNNNNNNNNNNNNNNNNNNNNNNNNNNNNNNNNNNNNNNNNNNNNNNNNNNNNNNNNNNNNNNNNNNNNNNNNNNNNNNNNNNNNNNNNNNNNNNNNNNNNNNNNNNNNNNNNNNNNNNNNNNNNNNNNNNNNNNNNNNNNNNNNNNNNNNNNNNNNNNNNNNNNNNNNNNNNNNNNNNNNNNNNNNNNNNNNNNNNNNNNNNNNNNNNNNNNNNNNNNNNNNNNNNNNNNNNNNNNNNNNNNNNNNNNNNNNNNNNNNNNNNNNNNNNNNNNNNNNNNNNNNNNNNNNNNNNNNNNNNNNNNNNNNNNNNNNNNNNNNNNNNNNNNNNNNNNNNNNNNNNNNNNNNNNNNNNNNNNNNNNNNNNNNNNNNNNNNNNNNNNNNNNNNNNNNNNNNNNNNNNNNNNNNNNNNNNNNNNNNNNNNNNNNNNNNNNNNNNNNNNNNNNNNNNNNNNNNNNNNNNNNNNNNNNNNNNNNNNNNNNNNNNNNNNNNNNNNNNNNNNNNNNNNNNNNNNNNNNNNNNNNNNNNNNNNNNNNNNNNNNNNNNNNNNNNNNNNNNNNNNNNNNNNNNNNNNNNNNNNNNNNNNNNNNNNNNNNNNNNNNNNNNNNNNNNNNNNNNNNNNNNNNNNNNNNNNNNNNNNNNNNNNNNNNNNNNNNNNNNNNNNNNNNNNNNNNNNNNNNNNNNNNNNNNNNNNNNNNNNNNNNNNNNNNNNNNNNNNNNNNNNNNNNNNNNNNNNNNNNNNNNNNNNNNNNNNNNNNNNNNNNNNNNNNNNNNNNNNNNNNNNNNNNNNNNNNNNNNNNNNNNNNNNNNNNNNNNNNNNNNNNNNNNNNNNNNNNNNNNNNNNNNNNNNNNNNNNNNNNNNNNNNNNNNNNNNNNNNNNNNNNNNNNNNNNNNNNNNNNNNNNNNNNNNNNNNNNNNNNNNNNNNNNNNNNNNNNNNNNNNNNNNNNNNNNNNNNNNNNNNNNNNNNNNNNNNNNNNNNNNNNNNNNNNNNNNNNNNNNNNNNNNNNNNNNNNNNNNNNNNNNNNNNNNNNNNNNNNNNNNNNNNNNNNNNNNNNNNNNNNNNNNNNNNNNNNNNNNNNNNNNNNNNNNNNNNNNttatttttttatcttattatatTATCAAGTTGACGAAAATCGTAATAGTTGACTAACGGTTGAATTTTCGTGTctagtaaaaaatattattttaaaaatgaagtgTTCATTTCAAAAAGTAATAGacttttattcaattttgatcaaaattttaaaaaataagaatatattttttttaataattttttcaaaataaattttttatttaataattaatacaaacaaaaaataataaaataacttcataaactttattcaattttaaccaAGTTCTTAATTTATCCGGATAAAAATCCTCTGCCCCCCTTTTGTGCCTCCATTCGTGCCTCCTCTCTAAATTTTCGCCATCTGTCCTATCCTTTAATGAGATGTTAAAACGATCATGCCACAAATTTTAGGCAGGCTGTTAACgttactttaaaaataaaaaaaaattctcatggtaggtttttttcttgtttgctgCCGACTTCACTTTTACTCGTTTTGGCTGCCTACTCCTCTTTTACTTCACTTTCACCTTTGCCGAGTACTTTttgtaagtttttttattaattctttagatttcaattttatatttattgattcATTACATGgtgttttattcaattttgtgcTTGCAAATAACGTTTTGGGTTgtcttttagttgtttatgATGGAAGATTTGGATTCCTAGCTGATCTCGGTGTTACCTCATCACTGCTTTACCATGAAGGTAATTCTGAGAGTTCTATTTCAAGAAGGATATGTTAGTGGGAAGTTGACGATGGAGATTTTGGGTTTCGATTCTGCTGATGGTATCTCTGGAAAGAGGGGAGGAAGTTTTTGCTGACCGTTTCTGCGCTGCATCTATTTGTTTGTCTGTTTTTTCTTGAGTCTGTCTCATGTTTCTGTCTTTTTTGTTCTGAATGTTCGTTGGAAGGTCAGGTTTTTTGCTGTTTCTTTTTGTAAGCTCAACAAAGATAGTTTGTGTTTGTAATGACAGGGACCTTCTTTTGTACAGGAGTATTGGGAGAGTATACCTTTAAGGAATAAGGGCATACTTACCAATATTCTTGATGTTTAGCTATGGCTGTCCGCCATGGCTCTTGTAAAGGGGAAGTCTTTTCTCCTGAAATCTCtctttgcttttcaaaaaaaaaaaaatgtagtgCCCCTTACCTTTCAAATGTTATGTGATGTTCAATAAACTTGTTAATTAAGTagcttttttaatttttgattttttatataggtttttttttcattattaacTTGCAGGGACATGCTCAGAGATCATCAAGTTCTGCAGGTAAAAGCCAACCATCCCAAAAAAACCCCATTTCATGTAGCCCCCAAAAAATGTTGACGGAAGACTCACCTCAATtagtaaataagaaaaaaaaaaagcaaacacttttttttatcatgTATTATCATCGAATCTAGATGAAGACACTAGAAAGAACAGTGAGTTCGGCATCCCAACTTTCCAACCCAATAGAAGTAGAAGACTCCAAATTTATTCTtgatatcaaataaaataatgtttgGCATAATTCAAACTATATAGAACTtaacaaatatgaaaaatcaaagttttatctcaaaagtaaaataaattcctttTATCTTTCGCAAGTAAAttacaataatatttaaaacatgTTGGTGAAGTCATATCTTTCATCTATCTTTCTCGTCTCCTTCCAAAGTTTCTTTTTGTGAAATAAGAACTTGTGGTATTTGAGTCTAtacatatacaaataaaaaattaattaagtattataaataaaaataaaaaaaataaaatttgtttattaaatataaaagaaattacttGCAGTAAATCCACCATGCTTGTGATAGTAGATTGATGGATGCCAACATGAGTTTGCtgtcaaatattcaaatatataagtgatatataaaatataaaatttaattttactattataatattttaattaccTGGACAAATTGAAATGGTTGAGTACATTGATTGAATCTACTTGTAGCACTATGGTACAAAGAATGAGCAATTTGACTTGAATCTTatgaaattattagaataGATACATGATTATATAGATTAGaaggaaattataattataaaattaaatcaaaacatagtataaaataatatcaagAAATTATTACCCTTACCTCTTGAACTAGTGGAGTCTTTACTAATTTATCAATTtgacatctttttttttctttttgctttttccaAAGCATTTTTCAATCGACGAGATGATCTAtctccttttatttttaggtTTACATTTGATTCCCTTGATTTTTTGGCTTTCTTTCTCATTATGCCCACTTTCGTCAAATTGACAAACCTGTTTTCCATCACTAAAGCTTCGAGACTCTTCAATTGATAACTGCTTCAAAGCTGTCTCAACTTTGCTCAATGTCTTTTCTCCATCACTCATAGCCATATTAAATGATTGCTCACTCATTGCAGCTCTTGTTGCTAAATTAGAATACCATCGAAACAAAACTTTGTAACGAGTACTTACATCTATTTTAGGATCATTTGATCTAGTGGATGTAGAAGAATTTACCACAACTCCAATCTTCGCTTCCTTGATCcatctttttaatatatattgatcTGGAACTcgtttaaaattctcaaaggaAAGCACCTTCAAAGCATGAGTACATAAAATACcaacaaattcaaatttcttaCAACTACAGCTGACTGTTGAACTTGATGAATCAAATGTAACTGTATGATGACGAGGTTTTCTTAGAGGAATGACTTTGTAACTAGTAGTACTACCAAGGATTTCAGTTGTGTACAATTCACAATCCCAAGTAAGCCAAAGTTCATtagaaaacattttaaaaactGTTAAAGTATACACATCTGCTGCATGCTTTAATATCTCCACTAGAACTGGCAAAGATGGCTTGCTCTGGCTGTCTTTGTAGTCTGCTTTCAACTCCTCATAGCGTCTATCAACTAGCAATCTCTGAAAGTGCTGAAAAAAACGTAATAAATCATAGTTATAACCaatatacttttttatttggttattCATACTCTCACTTCTTTCAGTAGTGGACATGTCAGCACAAAAAGTTTGTCGTCAATAAACCAAAGCCCATTTCTCCTTCAATTCAAATTGTCTATGTAGCCAATTATTATCTTCTAAATTGTATTTTGCAAGCATATGATCCCATGCATTTAGAAAATCTTCCTCTTCATCATGATCATAAACACAACTACTAAAATCTTTAGCAAAACTGCTAAATCTCTCAAATGTATCACTAAGATGTTTTGCTGCGTTTTGATACATATGTCACACACATAAACGATGATATGTTTTAGGCCATTGTGAAGCAAGTGCTTTCGCCATTGCAGCATCTTGATCTGTAAGGATCGTCATTGGTTTTTTCCCTGACATTGCTTTCAAAAATGAATCAAATAACCACATAAAAGTATCACATGTTTCATCATATAACAATGCTGCACCAAATATAACACTTTGCTTATGACGATTAACACCAACAAATAATGCAAAGGTCTAccctctttattttttctatatgTTGTATCAAAACATACCACATCTCCAAAAGATTCATAATCTAATTTCATCCTACCATATGTCcagaaaatatttgtgatgaGATCATCAAGATCAACTTGGATAGCATAAGAAAAATTAGGGTCATCATGTTGCATATTTTGTAGATACTCTAAGACACCACCAGTATCTCCAACTTTCATTGCTTCTGTTCTCCTAGAACGTAAGTAATTATTGTAGTCCTCAGGAATAAAACCAAGATTCTCGAGTCCACCAACTTTTCTTGCCAAAAACCCAACACTCTCCTTTGGTGCTATTCTAAAGCAATCAGCAATTTCAAGTTCAACAGCTTGAAGGAGATTAATTGCCTTTTGAGATCCTAAAAACATACGCTTACGCGAAGAAGCTAATGCATGTGTATGTTCTACAATAAATTTAGTAACACATAATTTATCATCATATCGTGAAACTTTTAATACAACTAAACACCTAAATCTTGTTTCTGGACGATGAGTTTTGACATTGTCAtctcttttattatttcttcaagTTCCTTGGCAAGAACAACAAAAAACCCATCTACCCAATTACCATACTTATCCTTATGTCCTTTACTTCGTCGAATACTAAATCCAACTTCTTTGGCATATCTGttgtcaaaatcataaatatctTGTTCTGTTTCAAATTCCATTCCAACTTTTGGAATAATTTCTTCCGACATATTTGCATGAGCTGAAATCATAATATTAGTATTAAAATCAATCATGTTTGAACACTTATCTTGCTCAAGATTCTACTCATCCATTGGTTCAGTAGATAGGAGAATATCATCTTCAATAAATTCTAATCTTCGACACAATTgatctttattaattttatttgtagtttctttatccataccctaaaaaataaaaaataaacaaatttagtTATCTTTTAAATTAACAGAAGAATCATACCTTCTTTTTCTACTGTTTCATTCTATATGCTCaaacatttattaattaagcacaattaatgataaaaatacatcaaatttaaattaaacaatacacatacatgtatatataaatatataaagttcgccaaaatataaaaaataaaaaacctaaattaaaaagttaatGAAAAGAGAACCACCTACGATTAAATTTGATAtcaatattttcatgaaaGAACCAAATACATAATGGGACATGAATAATTATGAATAagacataaaaaaattgaatccctttcaaaagaaatatatggaaaaatgttatttgcaagcacaaaattgaataaaacacCATGTAATgaatcaataaatataaaattgaaatctaaagaattaataaaaaaaacttacaaaAAGTACTCGGCAAAGgtgaaagtaaagtaaaagaGGAGTAGGCAGCCAAAACAAGTAAAAGTGGAGTCGGcagcaaacaagaaaaaaacctgccatgataatttttttttaatttttaaagtaaCATTAACAGCTagtgttaaaatttttggcaTTGCTGTTTTAACATCCCATTAAAGGATAGGACATATGACAAAAATTTAGAGAGGAGGCACGGATGGGGGCACAAAAAGGGGACAAAGGATTTGTATCTAATTTATCCAcacctctttctttctctttttttcttgttctttttcttttgtttttttattttacttttttttttctataactCAATAGTGAAACACACTTCATCTCTCAAAAGAAATTTATGAGCTTGGACAAGGAAGGACGAGAATCACTCACTACCATTgtgtgaaattaagaaaatgcaaagttttcttttatcttatactttctatttatattatttaactatttatatagTTAACCATTATGTGAAATTTTgtatattgtatttaattatttatattttatgcattataattttatatttaatattttaaatttaaatagaaataaaataagaatattcgATGTTTAtgacattaatttttttttcaggtttgattaaagtatgaataaattgaaaacaattgacaactttaaaaaaaaaaaacaaatcgTCCAAATGATTCTCTTATATTTAAAAGACCAAGTCTCAATGCTTGAACTTATTAATAAGAGCAATGTGAATCAAAATGTGCAAGGTTCAATCTTCAATAAATTGTTGTTTAAATTCAATGTATTAATAGCATCCGAATATTTAGCTTCTTGGTCAGGGTTTGATCTCTTctaaaaaaaagcaaaattcgAATCTACCTtccctaaataaaaaaaatttcaacgtattaattttataaatttttagtctttatttctctttgtttttgacCTTCATATTGGCTAGTTCCATCCCAACTAGCAGATTATGCCCCAAGTAGGAGACTATGCTGCTGAGGAATGTCTGCTCGGGATGGTGAACGTGTTTGGGTGCGAAGGATGGTGCTGCCGGTGTCAAGGATTCGAGATTCTGCAAATGAAGGTATTActtttatgatgatttatggtcgGTTAATGGCTTTAACAACAGGTGAGCTTCACCCACATTAGCAGAGAAGCCAACCATATAGCATTTTAGCTGACAGGCTTGCCAAAGTTGGGGTCATCAGGCAGGGGTACTTCTCATCTCTCTTTTAATGCTGTCAATTTTCCTATGTTTTGGATCATGTTGCTGATGCTCTTTCTCCCTTCCCAATCACTGGTTCATGGATCCTTTCTGACAGGCTTGAGCTTTTGCTAGGAAAATTATGATTTCTCATTCTACGTTTTTGGCTTCTTCTGTTGCAAGCCAAGTTGTGATTGATTGTTCGACGTCGGTATTGTATTGGTTGTCTATCCCCGGGCCAGTGTTTTGCTATGGTATTTGTTTGCGTTGAAATTGCCGTATACTGCTGCCAGAATGCTCTTATTTTTTGGCTTTAGTGTGAACGTGTAATCTAGACGACAGGGGTGGCTCTCTCTTTTAAGTCGTTGATTAGTTTTGCTGGGAAGGCATATGACTTCATGTCACCATTCCTCTCCAATTCCCTTACTAAGCAATTGATGAAATTCTCTtgccattaaaaaaaaaacagcctCTGTTCTGTAAACTAATAACAGGGATGAGCGAAGTATAAAACCAGTTGAAGAAGGATCTAAAAAACTTGCTCCTTGCCATTGTTGATTAATTACAAAGACTTTTTATTCacttagtttggctatatgtttttgttttctggtTTGATATTCATCAGGGAGTCTGTAACGCTTTTTCTGTATTGTCCTTGGGCTAACGTGTATGatgtcattttgttttggtgGGATATACCTGGGCATTTTTAGGTATATTGTCTAGTTTCTTGTGTTCTTCCATCAATTTGATGGtggaatattttttattcaacttAGCTTAATGAAAGcatattatcatttttcaaaaaagaaaaaaaaaacagatagAGCCAGGAAGTGGCACTTCTTTTTTGAATAACCTatttaatgagaaatttttgGTGTAAACGATTAATATCGATCTCCTCAAGTTGTCCCATGAACTTGATGTCCATTTCAATTAAAAGCGCCAGCAGCATTAGAGAATCAGTGTTTGGAAGACCCTTGGAAGATTATTTCTATTACAGTAGCTAGTCTACTAGCTAAGATTATTTCTGTTACAGCAGCAGCTATTCTAATTGCTTTTCATATATTCTGGGGCAGACAGCATATATGGTACAGTGGTTTAGCGTTTTCCCGGCTCTTATTAATGCAGCACATGCTGGAACCGTTTCTGGGGAGATATAACCATGTCAATGCATATGTAAATGCTTCATTAGCTCATTCTCTGAAATTTCTACTCTGCTTCTGCTTTTCTATCTACATTTCgctttataaataaatgaacGGTATACTATGCTGTTGAACTGCTTCAAATTGATGAGTTCAATCTCTGTGTTTCACTTGAATATAATCTAATCCGTCCTGTACCCCCAAAAAGAACTAATTCTAATCTGCCTTATGGCCCTCCTGACCATAACGAGCTCACttaaaaatgtattaactAAAGACTGCATAATCGGGACAACAGTATCTCATGGTGAATTGTGGCTGCTTCTCATGTCAATTCAAATTTGACTTATCTTAAGTCCTTTGACAAGATTTGGCCTATCATTGAGATCATCATGTTGCCTGGCTTTCTCAGAGACCATAACCAGATATGAAAACGAGAAAACTTCCATCATCTAATAACTTAGAAAACAAGCATGCTAAAATCACTTGATGTGGTCTTCTGAGCTCACACAACAGCCTCACAGGGCAAAAAGACAATAGCACTGCACTAATTAATATGGTCCCTAAAAATTGCCTCATTTATAAGGCATAAATAAGCAAAGAAGGGCAAAACgaagaagaaaataaggcTACTAGGAGTTGTAACTGTGtaggattaaaattttgaaacagaAGAAAATCTCACGGAATTGCTTGTTTTTGATCCAGAGGCTCATAATTGTGGACAGGAGGCTTCGTAGGTGGTATCCGGTAGTCTTCgttcataaaattcaataaatctCTGGCAGCTTCAAGAAGCTTTTTGGATTGATGTTTCTCAAGGGAATTATCAGAATCTCGGGGAACTAGTTTTGGGGACCTTGAGAAACATTCCGAGCTGCCCTTGTCAGAAACAGgcttggaatattggaagcaGAGCTGGTTTCTACTTGGGAGTTTAACTGAATGCTTCCTAGAAGCTTCTGGGGTTGCAGAGCTTAGGAACTTTGCCTTCAACATGTTTCTGTCATCCTAGgtaatcataaaaaatgttattcaaaaaggaacaagaaaagaaatgacaaatttaTCAATTGCCTGCGAGCTAGAGATCAGGAACCTGATAATTGAACTTCTCTTGTGAGCTCCCAATCTGGTTGTTTAAAGCATTTGTAACCTTTCCTGCATCAAAACgttgaaaaattcaaattgaacCAACAAACAAACCCTT
This window encodes:
- the LOC18604918 gene encoding uncharacterized protein LOC18604918, whose translation is MVSIRFFGFVLVFILVLTGESAADSQVLKRILAAHGCVIEPARKNPAKLGKEVYDAVPAAAEVGNSRLEGRKMMLKWGLDKKTVTVEGSDGEESAKITGKVTNALNNQIGSSQEKFNYQDDRNMLKAKFLSSATPEASRKHSVKLPSRNQLCFQYSKPVSDKGSSECFSRSPKLVPRDSDNSLEKHQSKKLLEAARDLLNFMNEDYRIPPTKPPVHNYEPLDQKQAIP